A segment of the Streptomyces sp. NBC_00091 genome:
CTCGGGGGCGCCGACCCGCTCATCTCTGGGCCGGTCACCACGTTCCTGGGCGGCGGCCACGCCATCCGCATGGGCGTCATCGACCAGGTCGGTGACTTCCCTGACAAGTTCTTCTACGCACATGAGGAGACCGACTTCGCCTGGCGGGCCCTGGATGCCGGGTGGGAGATCGACTACCGGGCCGACCTGGTCCTGACCCACCCCCGTACCCCGGCCTCCCGGCACGCGGTCTACTACCACCACACCGGCCGCAACCGGGTCTGGCTCGCCAAGCGGCACTTGCCCGCCGTCCTCGTCCCGGTCTACCTCGCCACCTGGGCCGCGTACACGCTGGCCCAGCGGCCGCCGCTGGCCGGGTTGAAGTCGTGGTGGGCTGGATTCTTCGAGGGGGTGCGGGTGCCGTGCCCGCCCCGGCGTCCGATGCGGTGGCGGACGGTGTGGCGGATGACCCGACTCGGCCGACCACCGGTGATCTGACCTTCCCCGGTTTCTGGTCTGTGAGGAGACGGAGAGCATGGGCGCGGGCCGCGTGCACCTCGTCATCTCACCGCGAATCAGGTCAGCTGCCGCCAGAGGCGTCGGTGTCGTTGGGGCGGCCCAGGTCGACACCGCCGGGATCTCCACGTCCGACTTCGCGCCGGGCCCCCATCGGCCGCGCCAGTAGCGAGGCGTTTGTTCCACCACTCAAGCCCGGCGAGGCCAAGGTCATGGCGAGGTGGGCGTCTCCAGCTGGCAGTGGACCTCCACGATGCCCTCGACGGAGTGGGTGAGGCGTTCGGCCATCCCAATCAGGTGGCTGTCTCTGACTTGGCCGGTCAGGGTGGCGATGCCTTCCGTGACAGTGACCTTGACGGCCTCGTGGGAGAGGGGGAAGAGGCGTTCGACGACGGTGCGGCGGATCTCGGTGGCGAGTTCCTCGTCGGTGCGGAGGAAGACCTTGAGGAGGTCGGCGCGGCTGACGATGCCCTTGAGGGTGCCGTCGGCGTCGACGACCGGGAGGCGCTTGATGTGCCGGTCGGCCATGAGACGGGCTGCCTGAGGCAGGGTGGCGTCGGGGCGGATCGTGATGGCCGGGGTGGTCATCATGTTCTCGGCGCGGGTGGAGCCGGCCTTGGCGGTGTCGCCGAGGCGGCGCATCTGTTCGATCAGGCCCGGGCGGTGCTCGTGGAACTCCTCCTTGGGCAGGAGATCGGCCTCGGAGACCACGCCGACCACTCGGCCCTCGCCCTCGATGACCGGTAGGGCGGTCACCTTCCACCGCTCCATC
Coding sequences within it:
- a CDS encoding glycosyltransferase family 2 protein, with translation MNRAGSGPPTVGVVIITMGDREAELRALLESVAAQAGEPATVVVLGQGAKLPALPDPVAAVELPENLGIPGGRNVGVRWLREHGGADIVLVLDDDGLLPRTDTLHLVREAFTANPKLGIVGFRIADENGVSQRRHVPRLGGADPLISGPVTTFLGGGHAIRMGVIDQVGDFPDKFFYAHEETDFAWRALDAGWEIDYRADLVLTHPRTPASRHAVYYHHTGRNRVWLAKRHLPAVLVPVYLATWAAYTLAQRPPLAGLKSWWAGFFEGVRVPCPPRRPMRWRTVWRMTRLGRPPVI
- a CDS encoding CBS domain-containing protein; amino-acid sequence: MTSTPYTVTDVMTTKVIAVTPSTGFKDIATAMERWKVTALPVIEGEGRVVGVVSEADLLPKEEFHEHRPGLIEQMRRLGDTAKAGSTRAENMMTTPAITIRPDATLPQAARLMADRHIKRLPVVDADGTLKGIVSRADLLKVFLRTDEELATEIRRTVVERLFPLSHEAVKVTVTEGIATLTGQVRDSHLIGMAERLTHSVEGIVEVHCQLETPTSP